The Ochotona princeps isolate mOchPri1 chromosome 17, mOchPri1.hap1, whole genome shotgun sequence genome segment AGGACTCTGCATCTGCTGAACCACAgaagagctgggcctgggagtggaccagttgtggctgggctgtagcacccaatagtaacAGTTGGAACAGCAAGGACCCACCtttgtgtgcaagatctgccactgggagaaggCTTGATAAAGGACcttgggtaactcctctgtcaggacatagtccctgaaggtgagctcaagaaccaaggctgggagcagcccagaccatgtcaggttacagtacctgcacCTTATCCTGATTCTCACACTTCCATTGGATtctatgaactgacccagcctggcctgcccctccccacacctgagCCATAcatatggtctgaccatggagtgcatgtgtcagaactgggtcttcaCAGCTGCGAAGGCCTGTAtggtggacggcatgcccagattctcatgggagacatgacaagcagtccattgaggcctgcagaggacatctagtactgTGAAGGGCAAAACAatttggacagctctcctgggcaagtatctgggtgaattgaaactctaaggtgaactatgccAATGGAccgtggaaggatttcctcaaccttggaacaacaaaatcagcagcatctcagaactgtcgAAATCACTTAAGCAatatccttggaacatgctccatgttggggaccctgggatgacatcagatgTCCTTCCTCTATCtcggtactgatgcagttgggctgctgggagtggccccgCCCCTTCTCTctactttccccagataccagaagagaaaaagagattggaggctgttgtctcatccactttctcctatTCCTTGACCTTCCCAACCTTATAGGGCAGTCCACATTGACATGtttccctctcaattatgtaaatatcagcaaaaataaaaacatattatttttggaaagaaatatacattttaaaaattatctacagTCACGCAGCTGTGCAATAGAATACCAGGACTTTTCACACATGTCCTAGTATAACTTAGGGATCGTCACTCAACCTCTCCCTCTCTAgcctctttccctcttccccagACTCTGCTAACCACCTTTATAGTCTCAACTTCTAACACAGCAACGCTTTCAGATTCCACATATGGGTGAGACCATGTGGTTCTTGTCTTTCTGGGCATGGCTCATTTCATGAAACATAATGACTTCCATACTGTTGTCTGAGATGAGATTTCATCCATTTTGATGCCAAATAGCATTTCACTGTGTATAtgcactacattttctttatccatgctTCTGATGATGGACACATTGTTTCCGTTTCTTTCCTACTGTGGATAGTGGGAGGCGGATGACTGCCAGAGTTCATTTCCATTGGAATTAGGCCCAGTAGAGATTATTGGCTCATATGGCAGTTCTATATATTTTatagaggtttatttattatttatttatttattgaaagccagagttatgaagagagggagagacagagacacacagagaggtatCTTCaacctgctgagtcactccctagacagatgtgaagcagctgggacataaacaggtgcccatatgggatgctggcattgcaggctgtggctttacccaccaAGCCACAGTGCCAACTCTAACAGTTCTGGTTTTAGTTGCTTGAGGAGCTTCCATATTGTTGTCAGCAGTGACTGCACTAACTTAAAAAGAttcaagtctatttttaaaaattccattcccccccacaaactttaaaaatacctttCTATACACCAAAAGGATCATGTATTCTgctattttctaaaacaaaacaaaacaaaacaaaacaaaagccaacatATTCTCCTAGAACTACATCGTTTCCCTATAGATAAGCAAAACCAGAGTACTGCTTAGTGAACACACAGTCACCTTTCACTAAGGCACACTGGAGGGCTCTGCTTACCACAGGGGCAGGTGAGTCCAGGAAAGGTCATACCGAGCCTGACAAGGTACGGTTACCTCTCCCCAGACTGTACTTCCAGAGGCACTGCCGCATTCATCTTGGAACACTGATTTTCCCCCAGAATTTCATGGTTGACCAACTCCTTTGTCTttgcagtatatatatatatttttttcttcgaAATAGTGCTTACTACAACTCATCAGCTTTTACTTACTAAAATTACATTGTTTGATAAAATCACAGTAATTCATAACTCTGCCTtcatgaagaaaaagagagagagagagagaaaccttagGTCACTTTGAGGTGAGTTGGAAGTTTTTCCAAAATTCTTCGGATGGTTTTACAGCTAGTCTCTGATATACCTAACAAATTCCCACCCTGAAACCAAGCCATTGCATTTCCAGTCACACATACACTCCTCAGAATAGAAAAGGTGCTTGAATCACGGTGAGAGATCAGCAGCCCGAGTCCCTCACTCCCGGAGGTGACACCCATTGCTCGGTGGTACAGAGGAAGTTCTGGCCTAGAAGTCTAAGTTTCTTCCTAAATGTGAACAAACCCGTTGGGCCTTTGACCCTTGACAGGTCACCAGTGTAATTCATAATTTCAGGAACTTTGCACATGCCTAAATAAGAATGAATACAAATTAGTGTGATATCCTTCTTACAAGATAATAATAATGCTAATAACTGCCCACAGGGGTGCTATTTTAGCAGGAAAAACGAACATCACAATTATTCCGATGTTTAGATGTATTACTTTGCAACTTAataacatatgtatgtatatacatacatacatacatacatatatacgtgggtgtgtgtgtgtgtatgcattctGGTGTCCAACTGAGCATAGTATAATTTTGGAAATTACTCCATAGGTCCATTAAAAAGAATCTGAAACTTTATGATATTCGTTTCATACATATTAATTTGAGAATTGCAATTATGCAAATATGAAATTAGAGTTTTACATGGTTTCATCAGAGAAAAATCATAAATGTGAAATGTCTGGTCTCATAGCTTATAGCTCTTTCAGAAGTAAGGTATAAGCCAGGCCAAGGCTCTGGGTTGTAGTCAGACCTACTGACCTGGACTCAGACAAGAAAAGACAGGTGAGCACATCTCATAGAGCAGAGAAATGCCCCTAATgatcaaaggaaattaaaatgcaGAAGTTTCCCACAGAGCAAAAATTCAAGTAAAAGaataatcaatattttaaaaagatggttcagtggctataattctcactttgcatatgttggggtctcatatgggtgccggttcaagtcctggctgctatacttcccatccagctccctgcttgtggcctaggagccccaagccttggggccctgcatccacatggaagacacagaagaagttcctatctcctgccttcggatcagttcagctttggccattgtggccgtttggggagagaaccagcagatggaagatctttctgtctcttcttctccctgtaaatctgcctttccaataaaaataaataaatcacatatatgtatacatatctttaaaagaattaaaagatcaaAAGACTGACTGTTTCATAGTGGGCAAGGCAGACATTTGGCTAGAAGCTAAGACATGGGACCcaggcatcccacactggagtgtttGAGTTTGATTAGCAGCCCTAGCTCCTGATCCCAGtgttctgctaatgcagaccctggggaacagaagatgatggcccaagtagctgATGGTCCAAGCAGCCAGGTTCCTACAActcccttgggagacctggatgaatttcctgactcctgtccTAGGCCTAGCTGTTCCAGGCATGTAAGGAAGCTGagggaatttctctctctctctctctctctgtctctctctctcaagatatACTGCCTAGTGCCCCTTTCCCCAGGTCTTCTCCCTCCAGCACTGGCTGCCAAAGACACATCGCCAGAACTTTACATCCTCTGAACCAAAGGAGTCATCAGATGCTGCCAATTCACCCTTCTCAATTTACCCACAAGGAAACTGTAgctcagagagggagaaatgacttgcccaaggtcaagaGATAGTATGGACTTAGAGATTCTCCTCATTCCAGTGCTTCATGTGACCCCAATTCAGAGATCAACAGCACCCCAGGATGCTGAGTAAATGTCCCATTCACTGTGGCTGTCCACTCCGCAAGCATTAAAAGGCATGCCTGGTGCAAGGGCAGCTAGCAAGCAGAAGGAGCTGACCTAAGGAGCCATCCATTCACCCGGGAAGTGAGGTTGGTGCTGCCACCTTTCAGTGAGCAGCACATGGCAGGAACGGGCTTCAGAACACACCACAGAGATACTCTAGCTCTGGCACCTGCTGGGCAGGTCcgagatgccagcatctcccagCCAAGCCGTGGAGGGGCAGAGGGTGGCAATTTGCCAGTCCACCCAGAGCAGCTCCTCGTGCACAATCAGCGTATTTTGCCCTCATCCCAGATCCCACTCTTGGGGGATGACTCTGCGAGCAACTCCTgcttcccctctccttccttcaaTTCCTGGATtagttgggaccctgcaaatCATGGCAAGTCTGGGATGCAGGGGAGGGCTGCTCCCTCCAGGAACCCTGGGCTCCTAGTTCTGTAGCATGTCTCTTTACAGCGCCATCTAGAGGAACTACGGCTCGCCCTGGCCATTCCCCACTCCCTGCCTCAGGAGGCTGAGGAGAGACAGCATCACTTCCAGCCCCTGTGACTAGCATGGATGGCTACCACCTCCCAAAATACTGATCCCAATTCTAGGTTCTCAGACACCTTTTGCTGGCTGTTCCTGCTCGACCTCTTTAGCAAGTTGGCAGTGGGAAAGCCGGGCTGCTTGAGGGCTTGAGGCGTTTTCATGGGTCCACAGGCTGCAGAGGCCACTGCAGTTCTCTGTGAAGTTCTTTCTGTTAACTAATTGCTGGGTGACCTCCCGCTGTCCCTGTCCTGCAGTCCTTTCCTCTCACATCTGCCTGCTAAGGGAAATCTTACCCTCTAGGGCATAGCTGCCAGACCTGCCCTCTGCAGCTTAGCCTGTGGGTACGGCCTagggaaggcagggctgggcatgTTTACAGATGAGTTGTCAGGCAGGGGAGTTGCTGGCAGAAaaggggagtaaacaagtggccaaaaataagataaatgtttAGATAGCATGAGGAAGCAAGCTGGACCGGAGATCTGGAGCACTGGGATGAAACCCTGACTTGTCCCCTGATCACTGAAGGGCCTCAAGTGCCAACTTCTCTTGACATTGCCTTTGGTGCTTGTGGCATGGATGTTGGGTGAGGTGACAGTCAAGGAACCCTGCCAGTTGCCTAGCACAAAGATAGAAAGGTGAGCTTTTTGTGTCTGCACTTCTGAATGCTCTCCTTGCGTGGTGCCCAAATTCCTGGCAAGGATTTGACACCATTGTTGGCTTTACAGTTGAATAAATTACTAAACgagaagaaatgaaaagttgGCATGGGATGGTAGAGGAGGACAGACACTTCTTGGAGTAGCAAGGGCTCAATGTTAAGTATGTAATTGAAGAGCATAGTGGGATATCACTGGGAGATTGTGGGCTGGACAGAAACCCAGAGTGAGATTGTTGGGGCCAGCAGTGatttcgctgctttcccacagcCCACTCTCTGCTCAGTAAAGGCTGACAGCCCTGACAGCAGGTAGAGGATGGAGGTGGAGTGTTTCTATGCAGACCTACGTGAGGTCTCAGAGAACCTTACAGAAGCCGTGGAGGTCTGTGTGGCACTGCCAGTGTCTTTGATATAGGTGGAAGGCATGACACGGGTTGGCTTCTGTATGAGTCTGTGTGCCTAGGTCTGTATGTGCCTGTCCTGGTAGGTGCGATTCCATGCGTCAGGATGTAGCTGGGCGTATCCGTGTCTATGTGTGTGGCCTGTGGGCTTCTGCATCATGATGCACCTGAGTGTTCGCTGCAAAGATACTGCTTTCTGTCCAGGCTTTAGGGTGGTGAGTTGCTAGATGCTTTTTGCTCTGGTCTGCCACCTTGAGCAATCCTTACTGCCCATGGCTGCAGCAGGTGCCTATTACATGTGGGCCTCAGAAGAGGTTCTGCATGGTGACAGTGACAGAACAGTGACAGGTATAGTCATTGGAGTGTGCCTGAcgcctcctctcctcttcttctgcCTCTGTTCACCTCTGTTTTCTGCTCAAAAACCATCCAGCAAGCATCTATTGGCTAAGCTTTGTCCTGAGATTCCTGGACAAGCCTCCCTCTTGGGAGGAACTGTCCTGTTAAGCACTGGCCTAGTCCTTCACTGGTAAAGGGTGGGCAGGTTAGGTGAGTGGCCCAATAGTTCTAGAAACTTTGGAACAGTGGAAGAAATTTCTGCGGAGGTTTAAGGAAGAGACTGAATGGGGGAACAACACATACACGTGATTCCGAGATGATCAAAGTCACATGGCTAACAGCAATTTACAAGTTTCTGTGAAACTGATTTTGTGCTAAGGTGACAGCAGGGACAAACCTGTCCCATAGTCCATTTTGGATATTTCACCTTCTTCCTTTCATGACTCTTGCTAGCAAGCACACACCATCTCTTTTCGTGTTCCCACACAAGGTCATGTCTATTGGGTGAACCTCCTCCCATTCTCCAAGACCCAGGCCAAGTCCCACCCTCGGGATTCTTCCCAGGAACAGCAGCATGCTCTCAGTTGGTTCACAGAATTAGTAAAGGACTAAACCCCCAGCAAGATGCTCCAGGCTACACTGAGGGCAGAAGCCAAGACTCACTCATCTTTCTGTCTCCCGCCATATccagcacagcagccagcagaCTGTGTGCCCTGGCCATATAGTGTCTATCTCCTGCTTTTGTAAATAGAGTGTCCTGGGAGCACAACCATAACCATTAGTTTACGTTattgtcagtggttgctctggacTACAATGGGAGAGTGGTAGAGCTGTAACTGAGACCATAGAGACTGCAAGCCTAAAATATGGACCACCTACAGGAAAGAACTGTCCTTCCTGAACAAGCCCATGCTATGAGGTGaagaaaataaatgggaaatGTAGTCAAGAGTTTTGTGAAGACATTCAGATTGGTATTAAGGTGGCCTGACTAATGCCTCCGACCTAACTCATTGtctaagcaaaataaataataaataaataaggaggtAAGTAGATGATGGATGCTTGGATGGAGATGGATGACTGCTTGATGGCTGACAATAGATGACAGAGGATTAGATAATTCTGAGGCTTATTCTGCACCAGGCACAGTGACAAATACTTTAAACTTCTTAGGCACTTCATCCCGCAGTCAAGCAGGGGGTAATGATTTATATTTTCCCCACTAAGGGAGAAGAtattgaggctcagagaggtagagccaggacttgaacccaggtctgATTTACTCTGAAGCTTGACATTTAGCCATCTGAGAATTTGTTTACTTGTAAAATTTGGATTATTGGACCAGCAGTATGGTTTTAGCAACAGGAATCAAAACTCTAATCtatcatttatctatctatcatccATCCACAGAGCCTCACAGATGGAGCATCATGGGAGTCCCAGGACTTAGCCCTGTTGCTCTCTCATCTCCCCACAGCATCAGCACGCCTCCATGCACTCCATGGCTCTAGCCAACCTCACATCAGCCCCAGAATTCATCCTTCTTGGTCTCATGGATGGTGCAGACGCCCACCCGCTCTTGTTTCTGCTCTTCCTTAATGTCTACCTGCTCAACGCCCTGGGCAACCTGAGTATGGTGGTGCTGGTGAGGACCGACAGTGCCCTGCGCTCCCCCATGTATTATTTTTTGGGTCACCTGAGCGTCGTGGATGTGTGCTTTACCACCGTCACGGTTCCCCGGCTGCTGGCCGGCTTGCTGCACCCGGGCCAGGCTGTGTCCTTCCAGGCCTGCTTCTCCCAGATGTTCTTCTTCGTGGCCCTGGGCATCACTGAGAGCTACCTGTTGGCGGCCATGTCATATGACCGTGCTGTGGCAGTGTGCAGGCCGCTCCACTATGGTGCCCAGGTGACACCCAGGCGCTGCACGGCGCTGGTGGCGGCGTCCTGGGCTGTGGCGCACCTGCACTCGCTGCTCCACACACTGCTCATCTCTGCTCTCGCCTACCCGCCCGCCGCCCCTGTGCGCCACTTCTTCTGCGACATGACTGTGATGCTGAGCCTGGCCACCTCGGACACATCCGCAGCACAGACTGCCATCTTCTCGGAGGGCCTGGCCGTGGTGCTGACCCCGCTGCTCCTTGTGTCCCTGTCTTACTGGCGCATCCTGGTGGCGGTTCTTGGGGTTCGGTTGGCTGGGGGCCGGCGCCGCGCCTTCTCCACCTGCGGGGCTCACCTGGTAGTGGTGCTGCTATTTTTTGGATCTGTCCTCTCTGTCTATTTCCGGCCATCGTCTGCCTATTCGGCCCGCTATGACCGACTGGCCAGCGTAGTCTATGCGGTGGTGACCCCGACCTTGAACCCTTACATATACAGCCTTCGAAACAAAGAGGTTAAGGGCGCCCTCAAAAGGGGGTTTGGGTGGAAGACTCAAGAGGCATGAGGGTGAACAAGAGCTAAAGGAAAATATGGGATGATACGATTTGGGGTAGAAAAGCCTTTCTAATCATTATCAGATATACACATGAATAGGTTGTATATTTGTCAGAAagtaaaaatcagtttatttaCCTACATCAAGATTTAAAGTATTTAGTAAGGGAAAAATACATCTCTACCAATGTCAATAAATGAATAGTAAACTGACAGAAATGCACCTGTTAAGATAGATAAAGACAGGGCCTgatacagtagcctaatggctaaaatcctcaacttgccTGCGcccggatctcatatgggagctgattcataccccagctgctccacttcctatcctactccctgtttgtggcctgggaaagtaccagaGGACGGCTGAGGTCCTCGGCttcacagaggagacctggagagagctcctggctcctggctgcagcctggctcagttctgctcattgctaccatttgaggagtgagccagtaaacagaagatgtctttgtctctctatctctcctttctgtaactctgcctttcaaataaacatgaaatataaCTTGGGAAAAAATGTCTGTAGTAGCGCCCCCTAACTTTCAGCTGCCTTTAGGAGAGAGAACAGAACACACTAGAGACCCACCACTGGATTCATTTCTTTGTTGCTTAGGCATTTTGCGGCAAGTATTTATTACTTTCAGaataaaagcacttttttttaaagaagaaacaaagtcCATACTGGCATTATCAAGAAAGTTGAAGGTTGAATTTTTAAAGCTATAAATTCTTTTCAAGAAACACGAAAGTGCATTCAAATGAAATCAATACATATCTTTTCTACATCTAACAGCTGCAAGGTACTGAATGAGGCATTATAAAGACAGGAGCACACAGGCCTTCAAGATGCTCAAATATTAGACTTGGTAAGAGAATAAATGAAAAGCATAAAATAATTGCAGAGAATATTCCAAGAAGTAGGAGAGAACACCTCCCTGGGAGTCATAAATGGATTCTACTCCTTTGTTGCCAAATATGTGAACTTAGGATATTCTCTGGGCCACCCTGTAGTGTTTGTGAATGaaacaatgtttttttaaagatcaattcatttattattatttttaatatccatgtgattttaaaatttttacttctattattattagtagtagtattttatGATAGagctccataggccctgggatttcccttaccccctccccaatcccctgCCCTCTCAttgagttctcctatattattactgcattatacttcttcatacacagtcatatgtccatcattgcgggcatggacaatggaacaga includes the following:
- the LOC105942279 gene encoding olfactory receptor 1L6 gives rise to the protein MALANLTSAPEFILLGLMDGADAHPLLFLLFLNVYLLNALGNLSMVVLVRTDSALRSPMYYFLGHLSVVDVCFTTVTVPRLLAGLLHPGQAVSFQACFSQMFFFVALGITESYLLAAMSYDRAVAVCRPLHYGAQVTPRRCTALVAASWAVAHLHSLLHTLLISALAYPPAAPVRHFFCDMTVMLSLATSDTSAAQTAIFSEGLAVVLTPLLLVSLSYWRILVAVLGVRLAGGRRRAFSTCGAHLVVVLLFFGSVLSVYFRPSSAYSARYDRLASVVYAVVTPTLNPYIYSLRNKEVKGALKRGFGWKTQEA